In the Phenylobacterium soli genome, CGCGTCACCAGGGTGTGCAGCGCGGTGTTGCACATGGTGGCCTGCGAGCCGGAGTCGATCATGGCGCTGATCTTGTGGCCGCTGAGGTCGGCGTCGACGATGGTCAACTGGCCGAGCCGTCGCTTGGCCGGCACGACGATGCGGTTGCCGTAAGAGTTCTCCGGCCGCGAGGCGGTGATCTCGATGCTCTTCTTGCGGAAGTCGAGGACCAGCCGCTGGCCCTTCAGCCAGTCGATGCCGAGCACCCCGTCGACCTCGCCGCCAAAGGTCGGCAACGAAGGCGCGCGCACCCGGCGCTGGTGGCGGTCGCCGACCTTCAGGGTGTCGATCATCACCGCCGGTCGGGTCTTCACCCCCACGACCGTGTGGACCGGCGCCGGCGTGGTCGGCTGCAGCTCCAGCCTCTCGGCCAGGGCGTGCGAGACGCAGCTGACGTTGGCGCCGGTGTCGAGGATGAAGTTGAAGGGGCCCTTGCCGTTGATGTCCACCGGAGCCATCAGGTGCTCGAACTTGTCCCGCTGGGAGGCGAGCTTGGTCGGGGGCTCGTCGGGAGCCGGCGCCTCGGCGGCGGCGGCGGGGGCGGGGGCGGGCGTCGAGACCCCCGCCGGTTCGGCGATCTGCTGGGCCAGGGCGCGCCCGGCGGTCGAAACGGCGGCGGCGCCCGCCAGCAGGCTGAACGCCGCATTGCGACGAGTGAGCGACATCCCGCGATCCTCCCTGGATCTACTTTGAAGTGAGGATACCACCGTTCGGTCACGCCCGCACGGCCCAGCCGCGCCTCAACCTTGCGGAAACCCGCGACCCTCATCCTTCGCCCATGTTCCGCCGCGCCCTCATCGCCGTCGCCGCCCTCGGGCTCGCCACCGCCTCGCCGGCGCACGCCGAGGGGCCCAAGCCGGTCGGCCAGTACGTCGACCTGCAGCCGGTCGGCCTGCCCGTCGTGGTGAAGGGCCAGCTCGTCAACTACGTCTTCGTCTATGTGCGGGTGAACCTGACGGCCTCGGCCGATGTCTCCCAGGTGCGTACCAAGGAGCCGTTCTTCCGCGACGCCCTGGTCCGCCTGGCCCACCGCACGCCCTTCACCCGGCCGGACGATTACAACCGCATCGACGAGCGCCGCGTCGCCGCCGCCATGACCCAGGCCGCCGCGGCCATCACCGGCCCGGGAATCGTCGCCTCGGCGGCGGTCACCTCCCAGGCGCCGCAGCACCGGATTCCGAACCCCAAAAGCTGAAAACCCCAGCTGCCACGCAAGCTTCCTGAGCGGCAGGTTGCGTGGGCGGGCCATCTTTGGCACTTTCGCGCCGCCTAATCTGGGGGGCGCGATGTAACGCGTCTCCTTTTCATTCGAGGAAACCAAGGGCTGGGTTCGAATCGGGGGGCCGCAGATCGACCGCGGCGGGCCGGTTAACCTTGCGCGCAATCGGAGAGGGGTGCGCACGATATGAGTTTGACGCTTACGCTGGTGATCGCAGCCGGCCTGCTTGCGGTGCTTTACGGCGCCGTGCAGGCCAGCGCGCTGCTGCGGGCTTCGCCCGGCAACGCGCGGATGCAGGAGATCGCCGCCGCGATTCAGGAGGGCGCCAGCGCCTACCTGCGCCGCCAATACACCACCATCGCCATCGTCGGCGTCGTGGTCCTGATCATCGCCGGCGTGCTCATCGGCCCGCTGGCCGCCGTCGGCTTCCTGATCGGCGCCGTCCTCTCGGGCGCGGCGGGCTACGCCGGCATGCTGATCTCGGTCCGCGCCAACGTGCGCACCGCCCAGGCGGCGTCGGAAGGCCTCGAGAAGGGCCTGTCCATGGCGTTCCGCTCGGGCGCGGTCACCGGCATGCTGGTGGCGGGCTTCGCGCTGCTGGGCGTGTCGGTCTACTACTACGTCCTGACCGGCCCGCTCGGCCTGGAGGCGACCAGCCGTGAGGTGGTCGACAGCCTCGTGGCCCTCGGCTTCGGCGCCTCGCTGATCTCCATCTTCGCCCGTCTGGGCGGCGGCATCTTCACCAAGGGCGCCGACGTCGGCGGCGACATGGTGGGCAAGGTCGAGGCCGGCATCCCGGAAGACGACCCCCGCAACGCCGCGACCATCGCCGACAACGTGGGCGACAACGTCGGCGACTGCGCCGGCATGGCCGCCGACCTGTTCGAGACCTATGCGGTGACCACGGTCGCCACCATGGTCCTGGCGGCGATCTTCTTCCGCGGCGACGCGGCGGTCGGCAACATGATGCTGCTGCCGCTGGCGATCTGCGGCGTCTGCATCGTCACCTCGATCATCGGCACCTTCTTCGTGCGCCTGGGCAAGAGCCGCAACATCATGGGCGCGCTCTACCAGGGCCTGATCGTCACCGGCGTCCTGTCGCTCGGCGCGATCTGGTGGGTCACCAACAAGCTGGTGCCCGGCGCGGTCACCGTGAACGACGTCACCTACACCGGCATGAGCCTGTTCTGGTGCGGCGTGGTCGGCCTGGCCGTCACCGCCGCCATCGTGGTGATCACCGAGTTCTACACCGGCACCGGCTTCCGCCCGGTGAAGTCGGTGGCCAAGGCCTCGGTCTCCGGCCATGGCACCAACGTGATCCAGGGGCTCGCCATGTCCCTGGAATCCACCGCCCTGCCGGCCCTGACGATCATCGTCGGCATCATCGTCACCTATAACCTCGCCGGCCTGTTCGGCATCGCCATCGCCACCACCGCCATGCTGTCGCTGGCGGGCGTGATCGTGGCGCTCGACGCCTTCGGTCCGGTGACCGACAACGCCGGCGGCATCGCCGAGATGGCGGGCCTTCCCTCGGAAGTCCGCGTCTCCACCGACGCCCTGGACGCGGTCGGCAACACCACCAAGGCGGTGACCAAGGGCTATGCGATCGGTTCGGCGGGCCTCGGCGCGCTGGTGCTGTTCGCCGCCTACACCTCGGACCTGAAGTACTTCGCCCAGAACGCGGCCCCCGGCTCGTTCTTCGAAGGCCTCGGCCCGGTGCCGTTCGACCTGTCGAACCCCTATGTGGTGGTCGGCCTGCTGTTCGGCGGCCTGCTGCCGTTCCTGTTCGGCGGCATGTCGATGACCGCCGTGGGCCGCGCCGCCGAGTCGGTGGTCGCGGAGGTGCGTCGCCAGTTCAAGGAGAACCCCGGCATCATGACCGGGGAGGTGAAGCCGGAATACGGCCGCGCCGTGGACATCCTGACCCGCGCCGCGATCCGCGAGATGATCGTCCCGAGCCTCCTGCCGGTGGCTTCGCCGATCGTCCTGTTCTTCGTGATCAAGGCCATCGCCGGCAAGGTCGACGCCTTCGCCGCCCTCGGCGCCATGCTGATGGGCGTGATCGTCACCGGCCTGTTCGTCGCCATCTCGATGACCTCGGGCGGCGGCGCGTGGGATAACGCCAAGAAGCTGATCGAAGAGGGTCACTACGGCGGCAAGGGCTCCGACGCCCACAAGGCCGCCGTCACCGGCGACACCGTCGGCGATCCCTACAAGGACACGGCGGGCCCCGCCGTGAACCCGATGATCAAGATCACCAACATCGTGGCCCTGCTGCTCCTGGCGGTCCTGGCCCGCGGGATGATCGGCTGATCTCGATCCTGAGCTGAAAAGCCGAACGCCCCGGAGAGCGATCTCCGGGGCGTTTTCTTTTGTCCACGAACCCCACGGCCGGGTGCGAGCCGGGCGGATCGCGGCCCGCCTCGGGTGCGCAGGGCTTTCCCGAGCGGCCCTGTTCACAGGGTTCGCGGCCAAAAGAAAAGGGCGGCCCGAGAGCCGCCCCATCCATTCGAATTCTGGCTGCGGACTAGCGCCGGTCGCCCGGGCGGTTGCCGGGAACCCCTTCTTCCTCGTCGCGCGGCAGCATGGTGCCGTGGCCGACGGCGCCGAGCATCTGCTCGATGATGGTCATCTCGCGGCCGCGGGTCGGGGTCTCGCGGGTGTTGTAGGCGATCACCTTGCCGTCCTTCAGGGTGTAGCTGCGCACGTCGGTGACCTGCTCGCTGTCCTTGTCGAAGGCGATGGCGGTGACGTTGCGGGCCACGACCTTGGGCCGGCGGAACGCCACGCGCTCCTTCACCTGGTTCATGTAGAACCAGACGTTGGGGTCGAAGGTGGAGGTCGCCGAGGGCGAGCCCAGCTTGCCGCGCACCGTGGACTTGGTGTCGACGCCGACCTTCACGTCCTTGGGGTCGGATTCGATGGCCTGGAAGCCGGAGTAGGAGCTGATCGGCGCGCAGGCGGCGGTGGCCAGGAGGCCAGCGGCGACGGCGGCGAAGGCGGCGCGACGAAACATCTGCAAAGCGGGAGCCTGTTCTAGCGGCAAGAGGCTTTGACCTATCCTTCGCCGCCCCTTAGTTCAATGCCGCCTTTAGTCCCGCCGTCGGGCGAAATCGAGGCGACACCATGCTGCTCGACCGTCTGTTCCGCCCAAGGCCCGCCAAACTGACCGGGCGCGCGCTCTATTCGAAGGTGGTGGACCAGTCCCGCCGGCCGGCGATCTACCGCGACCTCGGCGCCCCTGACACCGTCGAAGGCCGCTTCGAGATCTACACCCTGCACACCATGGTCGTGATCGAGCGGCTGCGCGCGGGCGGCCGCCAAGCGGGCGAGGTCTCCCAGGCCCTGTTCGACGCCTATCTCAAGCACCTCGACGACGCCCTGCGCGAGCTCGGCGTCGGCGACCTCTCGGTCGGCAAGAAGATGCGCAAGCTGGGCGAGGCCTTCTACGGCCGCGGCAAGTCCTATGACGCGGCCCTCGAGGCCCTGCCGGACAAGGCGCCGCTGGTGGCCCTCCTGGCCCGCACCGTCTACGAAGGCGCCGACCCCGCCCAGGCCCCGGCGCTCGCCGACTACCTGCTCGCCCAGCGCGCCGCCCTGGCGGCCGAGCCCATCGAACGCCTGCTGGCCGGCGAGATCGACTGGAGCGCCGCATGAGCGAGGCCTGGACCACGCCGGTGCGCCTCTACGAGCTCGCCCGCGGGCCGGTGCGTGCGCGCCTGGAGCCGGACGAGGCCGAGCGCGCCGCCGTCGCCAAGACGCTGGGCCTCAAGCGGCTGCCGAAACTCGTCGCCGACGTCACCGTGCGTCCCTGGCTCGACGGCGCCGAGATCACCGGCCGCTTCGACGCGGTCGTGGAATACGTCTGCTCGGTCAGCCTGGAGCCCTTCGAAGCCCCCGTCAGCGGCGAGATCGCCGTCCAGGTGGTCCCGGCCGGCAGCGCGCTGGCCCAGCCGGAGGACGCCGCTGGCGAGGCCGAGCTGGACCCCGACGCCCCCGATCCGCCCGACGTCCTCGAGGGCGAGGCCATCGATCTGGCCGCCTATGTGGTCGAGCACCTGGCCCTGGAGCTCGATCCGTTCCCCCGCAAGCCGGGGGCGGAATTCGAGTTCACCCCGCCCGCGCCGGAGGAATCGCCGTTCGCGGTGCTGAAGAAGCTGAAGGACGACAAGAGCTGAGCGCCGCCTTGGGTTTGCATC is a window encoding:
- a CDS encoding retroviral-like aspartic protease family protein; the protein is MSLTRRNAAFSLLAGAAAVSTAGRALAQQIAEPAGVSTPAPAPAAAAEAPAPDEPPTKLASQRDKFEHLMAPVDINGKGPFNFILDTGANVSCVSHALAERLELQPTTPAPVHTVVGVKTRPAVMIDTLKVGDRHQRRVRAPSLPTFGGEVDGVLGIDWLKGQRLVLDFRKKSIEITASRPENSYGNRIVVPAKRRLGQLTIVDADLSGHKISAMIDSGSQATMCNTALHTLVTRLEAHQPFHGKHEEVGMETIAGEKFTGEMFYLPFLRLGGLELGNVPVVYADAHVFDIWGLKDQPAIVLGMDLLTQFDAVALDFGRSQVRFDLMG
- a CDS encoding outer membrane protein assembly factor BamE is translated as MFRRAAFAAVAAGLLATAACAPISSYSGFQAIESDPKDVKVGVDTKSTVRGKLGSPSATSTFDPNVWFYMNQVKERVAFRRPKVVARNVTAIAFDKDSEQVTDVRSYTLKDGKVIAYNTRETPTRGREMTIIEQMLGAVGHGTMLPRDEEEGVPGNRPGDRR
- a CDS encoding YceD family protein, which translates into the protein MSEAWTTPVRLYELARGPVRARLEPDEAERAAVAKTLGLKRLPKLVADVTVRPWLDGAEITGRFDAVVEYVCSVSLEPFEAPVSGEIAVQVVPAGSALAQPEDAAGEAELDPDAPDPPDVLEGEAIDLAAYVVEHLALELDPFPRKPGAEFEFTPPAPEESPFAVLKKLKDDKS
- a CDS encoding sodium-translocating pyrophosphatase, which encodes MSLTLTLVIAAGLLAVLYGAVQASALLRASPGNARMQEIAAAIQEGASAYLRRQYTTIAIVGVVVLIIAGVLIGPLAAVGFLIGAVLSGAAGYAGMLISVRANVRTAQAASEGLEKGLSMAFRSGAVTGMLVAGFALLGVSVYYYVLTGPLGLEATSREVVDSLVALGFGASLISIFARLGGGIFTKGADVGGDMVGKVEAGIPEDDPRNAATIADNVGDNVGDCAGMAADLFETYAVTTVATMVLAAIFFRGDAAVGNMMLLPLAICGVCIVTSIIGTFFVRLGKSRNIMGALYQGLIVTGVLSLGAIWWVTNKLVPGAVTVNDVTYTGMSLFWCGVVGLAVTAAIVVITEFYTGTGFRPVKSVAKASVSGHGTNVIQGLAMSLESTALPALTIIVGIIVTYNLAGLFGIAIATTAMLSLAGVIVALDAFGPVTDNAGGIAEMAGLPSEVRVSTDALDAVGNTTKAVTKGYAIGSAGLGALVLFAAYTSDLKYFAQNAAPGSFFEGLGPVPFDLSNPYVVVGLLFGGLLPFLFGGMSMTAVGRAAESVVAEVRRQFKENPGIMTGEVKPEYGRAVDILTRAAIREMIVPSLLPVASPIVLFFVIKAIAGKVDAFAALGAMLMGVIVTGLFVAISMTSGGGAWDNAKKLIEEGHYGGKGSDAHKAAVTGDTVGDPYKDTAGPAVNPMIKITNIVALLLLAVLARGMIG
- a CDS encoding ubiquinol-cytochrome C chaperone family protein, which gives rise to MLLDRLFRPRPAKLTGRALYSKVVDQSRRPAIYRDLGAPDTVEGRFEIYTLHTMVVIERLRAGGRQAGEVSQALFDAYLKHLDDALRELGVGDLSVGKKMRKLGEAFYGRGKSYDAALEALPDKAPLVALLARTVYEGADPAQAPALADYLLAQRAALAAEPIERLLAGEIDWSAA